From the bacterium genome, the window CCGACCACCCTCCGGCCGCTGCGGACCGGGAAGCCGACGATGCCTCGCAGCCCGGCCGCGACCGCGGCCACGGAACGGGGGGAATCGTCCGCGGCGACGTCCGCCACGGCCATCGGAGCCCCCGTCTCCCACACCTTGCCGGCCAGCCCTTCGCCCCGCCGATACAGCGCCTCATGGGCGGTGGCCTCGTAGCTCGACGTGTCGCGGCCAGGTCGCTTCCAGGACGCGCCGAAGTGCATGGCCTCGCGCGCGGCATCCACCTCCCAGTACTCCGCCAGCTCCCAGTCGAGCGCCCGGCACAGCCCTTCCAGCACGCCCGGCGCCGCTACTTCCCAGCCAGGCGAGGTGACCAACGCCTGGGTGACGGCAAAACGTGCCGCCTGCAGCACCTCGCTGCGCTTGCGGTCGCGCAGGTCGACCGCCACGGTCTGGAAGTAGTGCGGCGTGTTGTTCAGGTCGCGAACCAGGCGCGCGGTCACGTCCACCCAGACCGGCAGGCCGTCCTTGCGGGTGTAGCGCTGTTCGATGCGCGTCCCCTGCTCCTCGCCGGCGAGCATCCGCCGCATCGCATCCTGCATGGCGGCGACGTCTTCGGGATGGGTGATATCGAGGATGGAAAGGTGGCAGAGCTCGGCGTCTCCGTAGCCGACCAGCTCACAGAAGGCGAGATTGACGGTCGTGATGCGGCCGTCCAGGGCGGAGAACGCCATGCCCGCTTGCGCCCGCTCGAAAAGCGTTCGGAACCGCCTTTCGCTCTCACGCTCCGCCTGCTCCGCGCGCCGGCGCTCGCTGACATCGCTCACCAGCGTGAGCAGGCGGTTGGAGGATTCGGTGGCCAGGCGGTGCACCGCCACGTCGACCTGGGCCCGGCGCCCGTCCTTGGCGATGAGCTCCGACTGGTAGCGGACGGGCGCGTCACGACCGGCCATCCGGGCGCTCAGGTGCGCGGTCAGGCTGGCGCGGAGCTCGGGAGGCGCCATCTCGACCAGGGTCGGCATCGCGGAGAGCTCCTCCTTCGAATACCCGGTGAGCTTGACATACGCCTCGTTGCCGGCGACGAATCTGCCCTCTTCCGTAACGACCAGCCCCGCACCCAGGTCGCTGATGGCGTCGAGGAGGGAGCTCTGGCGTTCGACGTGCACGCTGAGATCGCGCCCCACGGCTCGGCTGGTGAGGAAGGCGAGCAGCCCGAGTCCCACCAGGATGAGGGTCCAGATCACGATCGCGGCCGGCGAGACCGCAAGCGCGGTGACGGCGTACAACCACAGGGCTCCGAGGCCCACGATCGCAATGACGAAGACGTAGCCGAAATGGCGGGCGTGGAACCCGAGGTCGAAGTGGAGCAGGATGGTCGCGAAGCTGGCGGCGGCCAGAGGCGGGAGGTCGTTGCCCAGCCACCGGCCCGCCACCCCCAGCACGAGCACGGTGAGGGCCGCCGCACAGGCCATCACCGCCAGCTGGACCGGGACGTTGGTGGCCAGCCTCGAAGCCCGGATCCCAACCGCGACGATGCCGAAGACGACTCCGGCACCGATCAGGATGAACTCCTCCCGAAGCACGGCGGGGGGCAGGCCGGCCGCCCAGAGGCGGTATCCGACCGCAGCGATGATCGCCGCCGCGGCGATCCCGTTGATCACGGGGAGTCTCCAGGCCCGCGGAGGGAGCGGAATGCCCTGGGCTGGCCAGCCGTCCCCGGCCGCGCCGAACAGCGGGTCCAGCGTCCCGGACGGTCTCTGCTGGTTAGCCAACCCGATCACGATAACGGTCGGGGCCGGGGTTCGGGGCGCTCCGCCCGGGCTACGGGAGCCGGGTTACTGGCTCGACTTGGCCTGGGGGCGCTGGGGGACCGAGCGTTTGAGAGGCGGCCGGCGGCCGGCGTGAAGCGGGTTCGGCTTCTTGTCCCCGCCGTCCTTGCCCTCCGCGCCCCGGCCGCGCCCGGTGGTGGCCGCGTGGAGCGTGCGGAGCTTGGCCAGGCGCTCTTTCTTGGCCGCCAGCGCCATCTTCAAGGCGTCCGACAGCTGCGTGTCGTTCATGGGGACCACCCGGAGCCGGGCCTCCAGCTCCAGGACCTCCACCTCAGCCCGCGTCAACTCGAGATCGATCGTTTTTGCCACGTCTTCCTTCTTATATAACGGTTCCAGACCACTGCCAAACCTAATAACTACCCCTATCCGCCCGAAGTTATGCCAACAGAGCTGCGTTTGGCCTGGCGAGTCAAGCGCCGGCGCCCGCTCGGGGCGCTTCTCAATCCAGAGAGACGGCGTCGCGGAGCTTTTCGAAGAAGCCCTTGGACACTTTTTCCGGCTTGCCGGTCAGCCCGCCGACCTTGCGCAGCAGGGCCTTCTGCTCGGCGCTCAGGTCCTTCGGGATGACGACCTGGACGACCACGTACTGGTCGCCGCGCCGCCCCCCGCGCACGTCGGGCATGCCTCTGCCGGCAAGCCGGAACGACTGGCCGTGCTGGGTGCCCGGCGGGATGGCGATCTGGACCCCGCCCTCCAGGGTTGGGATCTCGATCCGGTCGCCAAGAGCGGCCTGCACCATGTTCATCCGCAACTCGTAAATCAGGTCATGCTCGTGCCTCGCCAGGTGAGGGTGGGCCTTGACGCGCAGGACCACGTACAGGTCGCCGGGCGGGCCGCCGCGCAGCCCGGCCTCGCCCTCGCCGCTGAGCCGGATCTGCGACCCGGTGTCGACGCCCGCGGGAATCTTCACCGCGAGCCGGCGCGCCTTCTGGATGCGCCCCTGGCCGTGGCACTGCAGGCATGGGCTCTTGAGCAGCCGGCCCGCGCCGCCGCAGGTCGGGCAGGGGGCGGCGGTGACCACCGATCCGAAGATGGATTGAGCGGTGCGCCGGATCTGGCCCGAGCCCCGGCACCCTGGGCAGGTCTCCACTCCGGTGCCCGGCTCGGCGCCGCCGCCCGAGCATCGCTCGCAGGTGACGGGGCGGACGACGTCGATCTGCTTTTCGACCCCGGTGAAGGCCTCCTCGAAAGTGATGGTCAGGTCGTAGCGGAGGTCGTCCCCGCGGTTGGACCGCTGGCGGCGGGACCGGCCGCCGCCGCCGAAGAACGTGTCGAAGATGTCCGCGAACGGCATGTCGGAGAAGTCGACCGCCGGTCCGCCGCCTGGTTCCACCGCGGCGTGACCGAACATGTCGTAGGTCCGGCGGCGTCCCGGATCAGACAGTACGGAGTACGCCTCGCTCGCCTCCTTGAAACGGGAGGCCGCCGCCGGGTCGTCGGGGTTGCGGTCGGGATGCGAGTCCATGGCGATCTTGCGAAAAGCGCGCTTCAGGTCCTCGGGCGAAGCCTGGCGGCCGATGCCCAGGACCTCGTAATAGTCGCGCTTGACCGCCACCGGCTAGTGGAGGTCTGAGGCGGGAAGGGCCGGCGGGCGAGCCACTTTCACAAGCGCCGGCCGGACCACGCGGTCGCGGATGCGGTAGCCGCGGCGAAGCTCTGAAACCACCGTGTCCTCGGGGTGTTCCTCCGACTCCTCGTGCCCAATCGCCTCGTGGAACTTCGGGTCGAACGTCGCGCCGACGGCCTTGATCGGCTCCAGGCCGTGCGCCGCGAGCGCCTCCTCGAGCTTGCGCACGCTGAGCTCGAGGCCCTTGAGCCAGGCCTCGTCGACGCCTTCGGGCTGGTGGTCGAGCACGTTGTGCAGGTCGTCCAGTCCCGGCAGGAGCCGGCTGATCAGGTCGGCCGATGCGTGCTGGATCGTCTCGAGCTGCTCCTGGCGGGAGCGCCTCTTGTAGTTGTCGAAGTCCGCGGCCAATCGCAGGTGCCGATCTTTGGCCTCGGCGCCGGCCGCCTCCAGCTCGGCGATCTTGGCCTCCATCGCAGACAGGGCATGGGATTCGCCCGGTTCGGCGGTGGCCTTGCGCGGTTGGGTGTCGTGCGGGTCGTGGGGATGCTTTGGCGTGGTCATTGGAATCTAAATACCGCGAGCCACCGCCGGCTCAAACCCGATCAAGTTCCGACCTCGGCCATCCGGTCGCTCGCGGTGCGCGCCACCGCCTGCAGCCGAGCCACTGTCTGGCTGTAAGCCATGCGAGTCGGACCGATCACGCCCAGCACGCCCTTGAGCCGGTTGGACGGGCCGTAGGTCGTCAGCACCAGGGCGCAGCCCTGCAGCTGGCTGGAGGCATTCTCAGAGCCGATGACGATCTGCAGGTCGGATTGCCCGATGAGCTGGCGGAGGAGCACGGTCAGATAGCGCGTCTCCTCCAGCACCTCGAGCACCTGCTGCAGCCGCGAGGACTCCGCGAACTCCGGCTGGCGCAGCAGGTTGCGGACACCGTCGTGGACGACAAGGCTCTCCGAGCCCTTCTCATCTTGGTCGAGCACGGCGACGATGCATCCCAGCAGCTCCTTCTCGAGACCGAGCACGGCTCCGTCGTAGCCGCTCCGGACCTCGTCGCCGCCCCGGCCGCCGAGCGTGCTGTTGAGACGGGCCGCCACCTTGGTCAGCTCGGCCTGCGTCGCCGCCCGCGTGACGTTGAACACCTGCTGGCGGAGCAGGTTGCCCTCCAGCAGGAGGATCAGGAGCACCTCCGTCGGCTCGAGCGACACGAGGTCGAGGTGCTTGATGCGCGCCTGCGATCCCTGCGGCGCGCTGGCCACGGACGCATTCTGCGTCACCGCGGCCACGGTCATCGCCACCTTCTCGACCATCCCCTGGACATCGGCCGGCGCGTGGCGCAGCTCTTCATCGATGAAGGAGCAGACATCGCCCGGGACCTGCTCGAGGTCCATCAGGAAGTCGACGAAGTAGCGGTAGCCGGAATCGGTCGGTACGCGGCCCGCGGAGGTGTGGGGCTGGGTCAGGTAGCCGAGGTCCGCCAGCTCGGCCAGCTCGCTGCGGATCGTGGCCGGCGACAGGTTGACGAAATACCGGCTCTGGAGCGCCTGCGAGCCGACGGGCACGGCGCTCGTCGTGAACTCGTGCACCACCGCTCGGAGAATGGCTCGCTTCCTATTTTCCATGGCTTTTCAGCACTCTCGATACCAGAGTGCTAATTACAGTACCGCGAGGGCGATCTGGTTGTGCAGGTCGAGGCCGCGGCGGGTCGGAACCACCCGGCCGTCGATCCGGTCGATCAGGCCCGCCGCCAAGAGCTGGGCGAGCTCCGGCTCGAAGCCTGCCGGCGGCGCCATCCCCTCCGCCGCGCGCAGGCCGAGCATGAGCGATTCGGCCGCCGCCTTGCGGGCCGGCAGCTCCTCCCCATCCGCCCTGGGTTCCGGGCTCGCCGCGATGTAGTCGCGAGGCCGGGCAACGTTCCACCATCGCCATGCGGTCGTGCCGTCGGTGGCGTAGGAGTGGGCGCCCGCGCCCGCGCCATAGACCGGCCGGCACCGCCAGTAGGCGTGGTTGTGGCGCGACTCGAACCCGGCTCGCGCCCAGTTGGATACCTCGTAACGCCGGAACCCCGCCCGCTCCAGCTCCACGCACGCGGCGTCGAGCTGGTCCCACTGCAGGTCCGGGTCGACGGCGGGAACTCGGCCTTCCGCCCGTCGCCGCCAGAGCAGCGTGCCCTCTTCAAAGGTCAGGCAGTAGGTCGAGACGTGGTCCGGTCCCAGGTCGAGGCCCCGCCGCAGCGTTTCCAGCCATCCCTCCAGGCTCTGAAACGGCACCGCGAAGATGAGGTCGATGCTGATGTCGGCGACGCCCATCGATCGCGCCAGCCGGAAGGCGTGGGTCGCCTGCGCCGCGTCCGTCCTTCGCTCCAGCACGGCCAGCGCGCGCCCGTCGAAGCCCTGGACGCCGAGGCTGAGCCGGTTGACGCCGCCGGCGAGCCAGGCGGCGAGCTTCGGTTCGTCGGTGCTCGCCGGGTTGGCTTCGAGCGTCACCTCCGCATCCGTCGCGACGTCGAAGGTGCGGTGAATGAACCCTAGGAGTCGGGCGGCCAGGTCCGGCGGCAGCAGGCTCGGGGTGCCGCCGCCCAGGTACACCGTTTGCAGCCGCTCGAACGGATGCCGTTCGCGAGCGGCGCTCAGCTCACGCTCGAGCGCCTCGACGTAGTCCGGCATGAGCCGGTCCATGCCCGCGTAGGCGTTGAAGTCGCAGTATCCGCACTTGTGCTTGCAGAACGGGATGTGCACGTAGAGGTGCCGGAAAGGGAGTCCACCACCCGGCATGCCCGGAGGAGGAGCGAGCTCGGCAGCCACCGCTCACACGCCCTTGATCGTGTAGCGCTGGCCCCGCGCGGTCTCGAGCTCCCGGCGCAGGAGGTCCGCGGCCTGCCCCTCGTTGGCGACGAGCTCTTTGATGCGCTGTGCCATGCGGTCTTCGACCCGCGCGATCTGGCGGCCGATCTGCGCCACATTGGCCTGCTGGCTGCGGTACCGCTCGCGCTTGCGCCACAGGCGCGCATGCTCGTCGCGAAGATCCGCCACCGACCTGCGGACAGAGCACTCCACGCACCACCCGTCGCGGGCTTCGGAGCTGGGGACCTGCTTGCCGCAGTCGCGGCAGAAAATGAGAATGCCGCTCAGGTGGCCACCTCTTTAGCCTTCAGATCCGCGACCACCGCCTGGCTCAGCTCACGCAGGCGCTCCGGCGCGATCTCGAACACCGAGTCGGGCCGGCCCGCCGCCGCCCAGACAACCCGGTGGCCGAGCAGGTCGCGATCCATGAACACCGGCACGTCGGTGGCGTGCCCAAAGGGCGGCACTCCGCCGATCGCATAACCCGTCGCCGAGCGCGCGGCCTCCGGAGCGGCCTTGGCCACCGGCTCGCCGGCAACCGCCGCGAGCCGGCGCTCGTCCAGCCGGTTGGCGCCGCTGACCAGGGCGACCACCGGCCTGCCGGCGGCGACGAAGACCAGTGACTTCACGATCTGCCCGACTTCGCAGCCGACCGCCGTCGCGGCGTCGACCGCCGTGCGCGTGCCTGCCGGGAACTCCCTGACGGCGACGCCGATGTCCGATGCGGCCAGCCAGGCCTCGAATCGCCTCATTGGATTCCAGGATAGGGGCCCATTGCAAATGGGCGCGGCCGAGCCACACTCTTGTTCGAAGTGCCCACCGGGCCAGCACGAGTGGTCGTCACCGGGGCCGCCGGCTTCATCGGCTCCCATCTGTCCGAGCGCCTGCTGGCTGACGGCCACCAGGTCGTCGGCGTCGACAGCTTCGCCGACTACTACGAGCGCGCCGGCAAGGAGCGGAACCTCGAAGCGGTCCGCGCCCACCCCAACTTCACCTTCGAAGAGCTCGACCTGGTCGACGGGGGTGACCTCAGCCGGATCCTGAAGGGAGCCCGTGTCGTTTACCACCTCGCCGGGCAGCCCGGCGTGCGCCCGAGCTGGGGCGGCCAGTTCGACCGGTACGTCCGCGACAACATCCTCGCCACGCAGCGGCTGCTCGAATTCCTCAAAGACCATCCCATCGACCGCCTGGTCTTCGCCGGCAGCTCGTCCGTGTATGGCGACGCCCAGAGGTTCCCGACCAGAGAATCCGCCGTCCCGCGGCCCGTTTCCCCATACGGCGTGACCAAGCTCGCCGCCGAGCACCTGACGCTCCTGTACACCAGGAACTTCGGCGTCCCGGCCGTGTCCGTGCGGTACTTCACCGTCTACGGGCCCCGCCAGCGGCCGGACATGGCCTTTTCCCGCTTCATGCGGGCCCTCGCCGACCGCGAGGCGATCGAGGTGTTCGGCGACGGCGAGCAGACGCGGGAGTTCACATACGTGTCGGACGCCGTCGAAGGGACGGTGAGGGCGGCGACCGCGGACGTCGTCGGCCAGGTGTTCAACCTCGGCGGCGGCAGCCGGGTCACCATCAACCGCGTGCTGGCCACGCTTGAAGACATCAGCCGCCTCAAGGTCCGGCGGCAGAACCTGCCGGCCGCTCCCGGCGACCCGCGCCATACCGGCGCCTCGATCAACCTTGCCCGGCAGCGCCTGGGCTGGGAGCCGCGCGTCTCGCTGCGCGAAGGGCTGACCAGGCAGTGGCACTGGTTTCAGGAGACGCGGGGCGGCTGAGGCCGCGCGGCACGCCGCCGCCGGAGCCTGGCGTCTAGCCGCCCAGCTTCAGCTCCCACGCCGGGGCGACCCGGGTCAGTGGCGACTCGCAGGCGCGGGAGGCCGCCTCCACGTCAGACGTCGACCTGCAGACGAGCATCGCGCCCTGCTTGCCCGCTTTGAACAGGCTGAAGTACTGCCCGCTTCCGCCGTCATAGAACGTGGCGATGCCGTCGACGTCCAGGGCGGTGCTGCCCCGCAGCGCGTCGAGCCAATCGCTCGCGTCCTGCCTGGTGAGGAATGTGAACACGCCGGCGCGGACCTCCATGTGCGTGTCGTTGTCGAGCGCGTAATCACCGAAGACGATGGTGTCGACGCCGCCGCCGTGGAACGAGTTCGCCAGGCTTTCGGGCGCCGCGTAGCCGAACATCACGACCACGGCTTCGATCGGGAGCCTGACCGCGCCCAGCAGCGTCAGGTCGGGACCGGCGGGCGGCAGCAGCGCCTGGTCGCTCCAGGGCAGCGGGCTGACACGGACCTTGCGCGAGAGCGCGTCCTTGAGGCGGGAGACCACCTTGGTCGCGATCTTGCCCAGCCGGGCGACCTTCGGGAACGCGTCCTTCAAGCCCAGGCTGATCGTGGTCACGACCTGCCCGACGCGGACGAACGTCGCCGTCACGAAGGGCGCCGCTCCCTGGGTCTGAGAGCCGTAGTAGAGGACCTGGTCCCCCACCTTGGGGCCGGACGCGGAGGTGCCGAAAGCCGCCTTCACGTTGCTCATCTGCGTGGTCGCGGCCGAGGTCGAGTCCCACAGCGTGAACTCGACGTCAAAGGTCTCCGCCGTACCGAGGTGGACGAACCGATGGATGACGTGGAATCGTTCCTGGAAGGGCATCGCGACGGAGTCCAGCGGCCGCACGCCAAAAGACGGCGGGCCCGGCCACCAGCTGCTGTCCCCCAGCAGCGACCTCACGTCGGCGACCGCCGGGCCGGCGGCGTACAGATCCATCAGCTGTGCTTCGCCGCCGCTGGAGGACCCTCGCGCGCAGGCGCTCGCGCCCAGCGCCAGCGCCGCGACCAGGGCCAGCGCACCGATCGTCCTAGTCAAGCTTGAGCACCGCCATGAAGGCCTCTTGCGGGATCTCGATCGAACCCACCCGTTTCATCCGCCGCTTGCCTTCCTTCTGCTTCTCCAACAGCTTGCGCTTGCGGGTCACGTCGCCGCCATAGCATTTCGCCAGGACGTCCTTGCGCATCGCCGAGATCGTCTCGCGCGCGATCACCTTGCCCCCGATGGCCGCCTGTAGCGGCACCTCGTAGAGCTGGCGAGGGATGATCGACTTCAGTTTCTCCACGAGCTTGCGGCCCTGCGTCTGCGCCTTGCTGCGGTGCGCGATCAGTGAGAGCGCGTCCACCGCATCGCCCGCCACGAGCACGTCCAGCTTGACCAGGTCGCCCTCGCGAAATCCGAGCATCTCGTAGTCCATCGAGGCATAGCCCTTGGAGCGCGACTTCAACTGGTCGTAGAAGTCGTGGATGATCTCGCCGAGCGGAATCTCGTATTCGAGCACGACCCGGTCGCCCGGCCGGTGCTCGAGCTGCTTGAACGCTCCGCGGCGTTCCTGGCAGAGCTCCATCATCGGCCCGACGTACGTCGACGGCACGATGATCGACAGCTTGACGAACGGCTCGGCGATGGATTCGACCGTGGTCGGGTCCGGCAGCAGCGCCGGGTTGTCGACCACGATCAGCTCGCCGCGCTTGAGCTTCACCTCGTACTCCACGGTCGGCGCCGTTGTGATCAGGTCGAGCAGGAACTCGCGCTCGAGCCTCTCCTGCACGATCTCGAGGTGCAGCAGCCCGAGAAAGCCGCAGCGAAAGCCGAACCCGAGCGCCGCTGAGTTCTCCGGCTCGTACGAGAGCGCCGCGTCGTTGAGCTGCAGCTTCTCGAGCGCTTCCTTGAGGTCTGAGAACTGGTCGGAGTCGGTGGGAAAGAGACCGGCGAACACCATCGGCTTGACCCGCCGGTAGCCGGGCAGCGGCGTCTTCGCGCCGCCTTCCGAGGCGGTGATCGTGTCGCCGACGCGGGCGTCGACGACGTTCTTGATGGCGGCGGTCACATAGCCGACCTCGCCGGCGGTCAGCTTGTCGGCGGCGCGGGGCCGGGGCGCAAACCAGCCCACCTCGTCCACCTCGTGGACCTTGCCGGTGTTCATCATCCGGATCTTGGTGCCGGGGATGATCTCGCCGTCGACCACCCGCACGTACGTGATCACGCCGCGGTACACGTCGTAGTGCGAATCGAAGATGAGCGCGCGCAGGGGCGCCGACTGATCGCCGCGTG encodes:
- a CDS encoding NAD-dependent epimerase/dehydratase family protein; its protein translation is MPTGPARVVVTGAAGFIGSHLSERLLADGHQVVGVDSFADYYERAGKERNLEAVRAHPNFTFEELDLVDGGDLSRILKGARVVYHLAGQPGVRPSWGGQFDRYVRDNILATQRLLEFLKDHPIDRLVFAGSSSVYGDAQRFPTRESAVPRPVSPYGVTKLAAEHLTLLYTRNFGVPAVSVRYFTVYGPRQRPDMAFSRFMRALADREAIEVFGDGEQTREFTYVSDAVEGTVRAATADVVGQVFNLGGGSRVTINRVLATLEDISRLKVRRQNLPAAPGDPRHTGASINLARQRLGWEPRVSLREGLTRQWHWFQETRGG
- the hemW gene encoding radical SAM family heme chaperone HemW codes for the protein MAAELAPPPGMPGGGLPFRHLYVHIPFCKHKCGYCDFNAYAGMDRLMPDYVEALERELSAARERHPFERLQTVYLGGGTPSLLPPDLAARLLGFIHRTFDVATDAEVTLEANPASTDEPKLAAWLAGGVNRLSLGVQGFDGRALAVLERRTDAAQATHAFRLARSMGVADISIDLIFAVPFQSLEGWLETLRRGLDLGPDHVSTYCLTFEEGTLLWRRRAEGRVPAVDPDLQWDQLDAACVELERAGFRRYEVSNWARAGFESRHNHAYWRCRPVYGAGAGAHSYATDGTTAWRWWNVARPRDYIAASPEPRADGEELPARKAAAESLMLGLRAAEGMAPPAGFEPELAQLLAAGLIDRIDGRVVPTRRGLDLHNQIALAVL
- the dnaJ gene encoding molecular chaperone DnaJ, with the protein product MAVKRDYYEVLGIGRQASPEDLKRAFRKIAMDSHPDRNPDDPAAASRFKEASEAYSVLSDPGRRRTYDMFGHAAVEPGGGPAVDFSDMPFADIFDTFFGGGGRSRRQRSNRGDDLRYDLTITFEEAFTGVEKQIDVVRPVTCERCSGGGAEPGTGVETCPGCRGSGQIRRTAQSIFGSVVTAAPCPTCGGAGRLLKSPCLQCHGQGRIQKARRLAVKIPAGVDTGSQIRLSGEGEAGLRGGPPGDLYVVLRVKAHPHLARHEHDLIYELRMNMVQAALGDRIEIPTLEGGVQIAIPPGTQHGQSFRLAGRGMPDVRGGRRGDQYVVVQVVIPKDLSAEQKALLRKVGGLTGKPEKVSKGFFEKLRDAVSLD
- a CDS encoding YbaK/EbsC family protein, producing MRRFEAWLAASDIGVAVREFPAGTRTAVDAATAVGCEVGQIVKSLVFVAAGRPVVALVSGANRLDERRLAAVAGEPVAKAAPEAARSATGYAIGGVPPFGHATDVPVFMDRDLLGHRVVWAAAGRPDSVFEIAPERLRELSQAVVADLKAKEVAT
- the grpE gene encoding nucleotide exchange factor GrpE: MTTPKHPHDPHDTQPRKATAEPGESHALSAMEAKIAELEAAGAEAKDRHLRLAADFDNYKRRSRQEQLETIQHASADLISRLLPGLDDLHNVLDHQPEGVDEAWLKGLELSVRKLEEALAAHGLEPIKAVGATFDPKFHEAIGHEESEEHPEDTVVSELRRGYRIRDRVVRPALVKVARPPALPASDLH
- the hrcA gene encoding heat-inducible transcription repressor HrcA; the protein is MENRKRAILRAVVHEFTTSAVPVGSQALQSRYFVNLSPATIRSELAELADLGYLTQPHTSAGRVPTDSGYRYFVDFLMDLEQVPGDVCSFIDEELRHAPADVQGMVEKVAMTVAAVTQNASVASAPQGSQARIKHLDLVSLEPTEVLLILLLEGNLLRQQVFNVTRAATQAELTKVAARLNSTLGGRGGDEVRSGYDGAVLGLEKELLGCIVAVLDQDEKGSESLVVHDGVRNLLRQPEFAESSRLQQVLEVLEETRYLTVLLRQLIGQSDLQIVIGSENASSQLQGCALVLTTYGPSNRLKGVLGVIGPTRMAYSQTVARLQAVARTASDRMAEVGT
- a CDS encoding elongation factor 4, whose protein sequence is MSVSTVNQARVRNFCIIAHIDHGKSTLADRLLEYTGSISQRDMQAQVLDTMDLERERGITIKLQAVRMTYPAGDGQTYELNLIDTPGHVDFAYEVSRSLAACEGAILVVDAAQGIEAQTLANLYQAVEAGLTLVPVVNKIDLDAAQPEMVAEEISDVTGIPRDQVIFASAKQGIGTREILEAVIAKVPPPRGDQSAPLRALIFDSHYDVYRGVITYVRVVDGEIIPGTKIRMMNTGKVHEVDEVGWFAPRPRAADKLTAGEVGYVTAAIKNVVDARVGDTITASEGGAKTPLPGYRRVKPMVFAGLFPTDSDQFSDLKEALEKLQLNDAALSYEPENSAALGFGFRCGFLGLLHLEIVQERLEREFLLDLITTAPTVEYEVKLKRGELIVVDNPALLPDPTTVESIAEPFVKLSIIVPSTYVGPMMELCQERRGAFKQLEHRPGDRVVLEYEIPLGEIIHDFYDQLKSRSKGYASMDYEMLGFREGDLVKLDVLVAGDAVDALSLIAHRSKAQTQGRKLVEKLKSIIPRQLYEVPLQAAIGGKVIARETISAMRKDVLAKCYGGDVTRKRKLLEKQKEGKRRMKRVGSIEIPQEAFMAVLKLD